Proteins encoded by one window of Panicum virgatum strain AP13 chromosome 7N, P.virgatum_v5, whole genome shotgun sequence:
- the LOC120682149 gene encoding uncharacterized protein LOC120682149 isoform X5 yields MPLHPRANPLPPLLRVGCGEREEKVCLIEKGTATAQVDPGSELRLRVGRGRRQPRHAVRAQAALGDGRAPLTGSWKCSLTMLFWRIIQVMQPTKAENLFLVTPKGPTKCQRNALKNYASR; encoded by the exons ATGCCACTCCACCCCCGCGCCAATCCTCTGCCACCGCTGCTGAGGGTGGGCTGCGGGGAGCGCGAGGAGAAGGTTTGTTTGATAGAGAAAGGAACCGCGACGGCGCAAGTGGATCCCGGCAGCGAGCTCCGGTTACGCGTCGGCCGGGGACGGCGGCAGCCGCGGCACGCAGTGcgggcgcaggcggcgctgggAGACGGGCGAGCTCCATTGA CTGGATCATGGAAGTGTTCATTGACTATGCTATTTTGGAGAATCATCCAG GTCATGCAGCCAACTAAAGCAGAAAATCTTTTTCTGGTTACTCCTAAGGGACCGACTAAATGTCAGAGGAATGCTCTGAAGAACTATGCATCTAGATGA
- the LOC120682149 gene encoding uncharacterized protein LOC120682149 isoform X3: MPLHPRANPLPPLLRVGCGEREEKVCLIEKGTATAQVDPGSELRLRVGRGRRQPRHAVRAQAALGDGRAPLTGSWKCSLTMLFWRIIQALIMLGSFARACKLLYEYMTMCVGLGTGVPFRLNALGMMRKAEKTCRHQMMWKLWVIDLPCHAAN, encoded by the exons ATGCCACTCCACCCCCGCGCCAATCCTCTGCCACCGCTGCTGAGGGTGGGCTGCGGGGAGCGCGAGGAGAAGGTTTGTTTGATAGAGAAAGGAACCGCGACGGCGCAAGTGGATCCCGGCAGCGAGCTCCGGTTACGCGTCGGCCGGGGACGGCGGCAGCCGCGGCACGCAGTGcgggcgcaggcggcgctgggAGACGGGCGAGCTCCATTGA CTGGATCATGGAAGTGTTCATTGACTATGCTATTTTGGAGAATCATCCAG GCCCTGATCATGTTGGGCTCCTTTGCCAGGGCCTGCAAGCTGCTATATGAGTATATGACCATGTGTGTTGGTTTAGGAACAGGGGTTCCATTTAGGCTGAATGCTCTGGGGATGATGAGAAAAGCAGAGAAAACATGTAGGCATCAGATGATGTGGAAGCTGTGGGTAATTGATCTCCCGT GTCATGCAGCCAACTAA
- the LOC120682149 gene encoding uncharacterized protein LOC120682149 isoform X1, producing MPLHPRANPLPPLLRVGCGEREEKVCLIEKGTATAQVDPGSELRLRVGRGRRQPRHAVRAQAALGDGRAPLTGSWKCSLTMLFWRIIQALIMLGSFARACKLLYEYMTMCVGLGTGVPFRLNALGMMRKAEKTCRHQMMWKLWVIDLPCKCFHVSKLLEQSISNMKSTCLFLALQSWEVSLPVSCDDMVLSRDAKKKKCGFKKENHLSRN from the exons ATGCCACTCCACCCCCGCGCCAATCCTCTGCCACCGCTGCTGAGGGTGGGCTGCGGGGAGCGCGAGGAGAAGGTTTGTTTGATAGAGAAAGGAACCGCGACGGCGCAAGTGGATCCCGGCAGCGAGCTCCGGTTACGCGTCGGCCGGGGACGGCGGCAGCCGCGGCACGCAGTGcgggcgcaggcggcgctgggAGACGGGCGAGCTCCATTGA CTGGATCATGGAAGTGTTCATTGACTATGCTATTTTGGAGAATCATCCAG GCCCTGATCATGTTGGGCTCCTTTGCCAGGGCCTGCAAGCTGCTATATGAGTATATGACCATGTGTGTTGGTTTAGGAACAGGGGTTCCATTTAGGCTGAATGCTCTGGGGATGATGAGAAAAGCAGAGAAAACATGTAGGCATCAGATGATGTGGAAGCTGTGGGTAATTGATCTCCCGTGTAAGTGCTtccatgtatctaaattactagAACAATCCATCTCAAACATGAAATCTACGTGTCTTTTCCTCGCTTTGCAAAGTTGGGAAGTATCTTTACCTGTGAGCTGTGATGACATGGTCCTATCAagggatgcaaaaaaaaaaaagtgtggtttcaaaaaagaaaaccaCTTAAGCAGGAATTGA
- the LOC120682149 gene encoding uncharacterized protein LOC120682149 isoform X4, which translates to MPLHPRANPLPPLLRVGCGEREEKVCLIEKGTATAQVDPGSELRLRVGRGRRQPRHAVRAQAALGDGRAPLTGSWKCSLTMLFWRIIQALIMLGSFARACKLLYEYMTMCVGLGTGVPFRLNALGMMRKAEKTCRHQMMWKLWVIDLPSN; encoded by the exons ATGCCACTCCACCCCCGCGCCAATCCTCTGCCACCGCTGCTGAGGGTGGGCTGCGGGGAGCGCGAGGAGAAGGTTTGTTTGATAGAGAAAGGAACCGCGACGGCGCAAGTGGATCCCGGCAGCGAGCTCCGGTTACGCGTCGGCCGGGGACGGCGGCAGCCGCGGCACGCAGTGcgggcgcaggcggcgctgggAGACGGGCGAGCTCCATTGA CTGGATCATGGAAGTGTTCATTGACTATGCTATTTTGGAGAATCATCCAG GCCCTGATCATGTTGGGCTCCTTTGCCAGGGCCTGCAAGCTGCTATATGAGTATATGACCATGTGTGTTGGTTTAGGAACAGGGGTTCCATTTAGGCTGAATGCTCTGGGGATGATGAGAAAAGCAGAGAAAACATGTAGGCATCAGATGATGTGGAAGCTGTGGGTAATTGATCTCCCGT CCAACTAA
- the LOC120682149 gene encoding uncharacterized protein LOC120682149 isoform X2, with amino-acid sequence MPLHPRANPLPPLLRVGCGEREEKVCLIEKGTATAQVDPGSELRLRVGRGRRQPRHAVRAQAALGDGRAPLTGSWKCSLTMLFWRIIQALIMLGSFARACKLLYEYMTMCVGLGTGVPFRLNALGMMRKAEKTCRHQMMWKLWVIDLPYAFIHSSAHHLCLLLIFHEF; translated from the exons ATGCCACTCCACCCCCGCGCCAATCCTCTGCCACCGCTGCTGAGGGTGGGCTGCGGGGAGCGCGAGGAGAAGGTTTGTTTGATAGAGAAAGGAACCGCGACGGCGCAAGTGGATCCCGGCAGCGAGCTCCGGTTACGCGTCGGCCGGGGACGGCGGCAGCCGCGGCACGCAGTGcgggcgcaggcggcgctgggAGACGGGCGAGCTCCATTGA CTGGATCATGGAAGTGTTCATTGACTATGCTATTTTGGAGAATCATCCAG GCCCTGATCATGTTGGGCTCCTTTGCCAGGGCCTGCAAGCTGCTATATGAGTATATGACCATGTGTGTTGGTTTAGGAACAGGGGTTCCATTTAGGCTGAATGCTCTGGGGATGATGAGAAAAGCAGAGAAAACATGTAGGCATCAGATGATGTGGAAGCTGTGGGTAATTGATCTCCCGT ATGCCTTCATTCATTCTTCTGCTCATCATCTTTGCCTGCTACTAATTTTCCACGAGTTTTGA